In Fusobacterium periodonticum ATCC 33693, the following are encoded in one genomic region:
- a CDS encoding DUF116 domain-containing protein: MEKFYINLLKSLLYILFMMTTKFKNPKLNNYFSQKFLEINNNYVLKKIKKKTNDKILILLPHCIQLYDCEYKVTADINNCRICGKCVVYNFVDIKNKYKNVDVKIATGGTLARKYVKELRPSLIIAVACKRDLISGIRDAEPFLVYGVFNKIKNESCINTTVAMKDIYTILEEIS; the protein is encoded by the coding sequence GTGGAAAAATTTTATATAAATCTTTTAAAATCTTTGTTATATATATTATTTATGATGACAACTAAGTTTAAAAATCCAAAATTAAATAATTATTTTTCTCAAAAATTTCTAGAGATAAATAATAATTATGTATTAAAAAAGATAAAAAAGAAAACTAATGATAAAATTTTGATACTTTTACCTCACTGTATTCAACTTTATGATTGTGAATATAAGGTAACAGCAGATATAAATAATTGTAGGATATGTGGCAAATGTGTAGTCTATAATTTTGTTGATATAAAAAATAAGTATAAAAATGTAGATGTAAAAATAGCAACAGGAGGTACACTTGCAAGAAAGTATGTCAAAGAACTAAGACCTAGTCTAATAATTGCAGTGGCTTGTAAAAGAGATTTAATAAGTGGAATAAGAGATGCAGAACCATTTTTAGTTTATGGAGTTTTTAATAAAATAAAAAATGAATCTTGTATCAATACAACAGTAGCTATGAAAGATATCTATACTATTTTAGAAGAAATAAGTTAA
- a CDS encoding PepSY domain-containing protein: protein MKKILIVGAIILGSIGFSTSALGAISEQQAKDIALKEAQGGQITKFKLDREKGRMVYEVEVMNGNVENDYEIDAETGAIVKLEQEQKNYGYNNSANNPKISYEKAKEIALKNSKNGKFKEIELKHKNGVLVYDVEIAEGFADREFLIDANTGEILREKKDF from the coding sequence ATGAAAAAAATATTAATAGTAGGAGCAATAATTTTAGGAAGTATAGGATTTTCAACAAGTGCTTTAGGAGCAATAAGTGAACAACAAGCAAAGGACATAGCTTTAAAAGAAGCACAAGGTGGACAAATAACTAAATTTAAACTAGATAGAGAAAAAGGAAGAATGGTTTATGAAGTTGAAGTAATGAATGGAAATGTTGAAAATGACTATGAAATTGATGCTGAAACAGGAGCAATAGTAAAATTAGAACAAGAACAAAAAAATTATGGATATAATAATTCAGCAAATAATCCAAAAATATCTTATGAAAAAGCAAAAGAAATTGCGTTAAAAAATTCTAAAAATGGAAAATTTAAAGAAATTGAATTAAAACATAAAAATGGTGTATTAGTATATGATGTAGAAATTGCTGAAGGATTTGCAGATAGAGAATTTCTTATAGATGCTAATACAGGTGAAATCTTAAGAGAGAAAAAAGATTTCTAA
- a CDS encoding glycosyltransferase family 21 protein, with protein sequence MIGLFYILLTMTIILLILKLIFSLIYFCKVDRFGKTELDEKKYTVIQPILSGDPRLKEDLTANLKNTTNMNFIWLIDKSDKIAIDMVGNILKDKNYLNRIDVYYLDDVPQEVNPKIFKLAQVVDKIKTEYSIILDDDAVIDRKKLDELTLYEKDETEWIVTGIPFNYNIKGFYSKLISAFINSNSIFSYFSLSFLKENKTINGMFYILRTNILKKYSAFDEIKYWLCDDLALATYLLSKNVKIIQSTIFCNVRNTVPNLKRYILLMKRWLLFSNVYMKNAFSTKFLFIILLPTLLPTILLFFSLYLGVNYLVIVLNLFIGKIALFHIARVFIYQAREEDSSKKSLFAFSAQTTELLYELISEFLLPFMLLYTILTPPVILWRNKKIRVKDGKIHYEI encoded by the coding sequence ATGATAGGATTATTTTATATTTTATTAACAATGACAATAATTTTACTTATTTTAAAATTAATATTTTCTCTTATATATTTCTGTAAAGTAGATAGATTTGGAAAAACTGAATTAGATGAAAAGAAATATACTGTGATTCAACCTATTCTATCAGGTGATCCTAGGCTTAAAGAAGATTTAACAGCTAATTTAAAAAATACTACTAATATGAATTTTATATGGCTTATTGACAAAAGTGATAAAATAGCTATAGACATGGTTGGAAATATATTAAAAGATAAAAATTATTTAAATAGAATAGATGTTTATTATTTAGATGATGTCCCTCAAGAAGTAAATCCTAAGATATTTAAACTTGCTCAAGTTGTAGATAAAATTAAGACTGAGTACTCTATAATTTTAGATGATGATGCTGTTATAGATAGAAAAAAATTAGATGAATTGACTTTATATGAAAAAGATGAAACTGAATGGATAGTAACAGGAATTCCTTTTAACTACAATATCAAGGGCTTTTATTCAAAATTGATTTCTGCCTTTATCAATTCTAATTCCATTTTTTCATATTTTTCTCTGTCATTTTTAAAAGAAAACAAGACTATAAATGGTATGTTCTATATTTTAAGAACCAATATTTTAAAAAAATATTCTGCTTTTGATGAAATAAAATATTGGCTCTGTGATGATTTAGCCTTAGCAACTTATCTCCTTTCAAAAAATGTAAAAATTATACAGAGTACTATTTTTTGCAATGTAAGAAATACAGTTCCTAATCTAAAAAGATACATACTTCTTATGAAAAGATGGCTTCTATTTAGCAATGTATATATGAAAAATGCTTTTTCTACAAAATTTTTATTTATAATATTGCTTCCTACTTTATTACCAACTATTCTATTATTTTTTAGTCTCTATTTAGGTGTGAATTATTTGGTAATAGTACTTAATCTTTTTATAGGAAAAATAGCACTATTTCATATAGCAAGAGTTTTCATTTATCAAGCTAGAGAAGAAGACTCTTCTAAAAAATCTCTATTTGCTTTTTCAGCTCAGACTACAGAACTTCTATATGAATTAATAAGTGAATTTTTATTACCTTTTATGTTGCTATATACTATTTTAACTCCTCCTGTAATCCTATGGAGAAATAAAAAAATCAGAGTTAAAGATGGGAAGATACACTATGAGATTTAA
- a CDS encoding glycosyltransferase, whose translation MNTYKEKIKIAVVAPPFSGHLYPILELVLPLLKKIDKYDICVYTGFKKKEVVERLGFPVKILLEDRPNVFENISDTDKKTNPIIAYKQFKENLGLMPKIIKEMEDYFSKDKPDIIVADFIAVPVYFVSKKLNIPWITTIPTPFAIENKSTTPAYVGGLYPKSNFFFKLRDKFACGLIRNFKKLLCFILRKQLKELNFKLYNEKGEENIYSPYSILGLGMKELEFRDDFPSQFSWAGPCCSSLFKDSVKFKTETKFEKTIFLTKGTHLKWAKNSIIDIAQELSQKYPKYLFVISLGSYLEREKEIIKKKNLQIYHYLDYDEILPKVDYVIHHGGAGILYSCIKHNKPAVIIPHDYDQFDYGVRAVLAEIAFTAKLKSRKSILKAFEKMLERKEWKNLEKLSKDFNNYSPNNLLEKEINRILKGVEK comes from the coding sequence ATGAATACTTACAAGGAAAAAATTAAAATTGCAGTTGTTGCTCCTCCATTCAGTGGACATCTTTACCCAATTTTAGAATTAGTTTTACCTCTATTAAAGAAAATTGATAAGTATGATATTTGTGTTTACACAGGTTTTAAAAAGAAAGAAGTTGTTGAAAGATTAGGTTTTCCTGTAAAAATTTTACTTGAAGATAGACCCAATGTCTTTGAAAACATATCTGATACAGATAAGAAAACTAATCCCATCATAGCTTACAAGCAATTTAAGGAAAATTTAGGACTTATGCCTAAAATTATAAAGGAGATGGAAGATTATTTTAGCAAGGATAAACCTGACATAATTGTAGCTGACTTTATTGCTGTTCCTGTTTACTTTGTTTCTAAAAAATTAAATATTCCTTGGATTACAACTATCCCTACTCCTTTTGCTATAGAAAATAAGTCAACAACTCCTGCCTATGTTGGTGGACTATATCCCAAAAGTAATTTTTTCTTTAAATTAAGAGATAAATTTGCTTGTGGACTTATTAGAAATTTCAAAAAATTACTTTGCTTCATTTTAAGAAAACAATTAAAAGAATTAAATTTTAAGTTATATAATGAAAAGGGGGAAGAAAATATATATTCTCCTTATTCAATACTTGGACTAGGTATGAAAGAGCTTGAATTTAGAGATGACTTTCCTAGCCAATTTTCTTGGGCTGGTCCTTGTTGTTCATCTCTTTTTAAAGATAGTGTGAAATTTAAAACTGAAACTAAATTTGAAAAAACTATATTTCTGACTAAGGGAACCCATTTAAAATGGGCTAAGAATTCCATAATTGATATAGCTCAAGAGCTTTCTCAAAAATATCCAAAATACCTATTTGTGATTTCATTAGGAAGCTATTTAGAAAGAGAAAAGGAAATTATAAAGAAAAAAAATTTACAGATATACCATTATTTAGATTATGATGAAATTTTACCTAAGGTTGACTATGTTATTCATCATGGTGGAGCAGGTATACTTTACTCTTGTATTAAACACAATAAGCCTGCTGTTATTATTCCACATGATTATGACCAATTTGATTATGGAGTGAGGGCTGTTTTAGCTGAAATTGCTTTTACAGCTAAATTAAAATCAAGAAAATCTATTTTAAAAGCCTTTGAGAAAATGCTAGAAAGAAAGGAGTGGAAGAATTTAGAGAAATTATCAAAAGATTTCAATAATTATTCTCCTAATAATTTATTAGAAAAAGAAATTAATAGAATTTTGAAGGGGGTAGAAAAATGA
- a CDS encoding NAD-dependent epimerase/dehydratase family protein, with protein sequence MKILLTGATGFLGKYVIDELKNNSYQVVAFGRNEKIGKTLISENVEFFKGDIDNLDDLYKASQDCSAVIHAAALSTVWGRWEDFYNVNVIGTKNIVQVCEEKKLKLVFVSSPSIYAGAKDQLDVKEDEAPKENDLNYYIKSKIMAENIIKSSNLNYMIIRPRGLFGVGDTSIIPRLLDLNKKMGIPLFVDGKQKVDITCVENVAYSLRLALENKEHSREIYNITNGEPIEFKEILTLFFNEMGTEGKYLKWNYNLILPLVSFLEKIYKLFRIKKEPPITKYTLYLMKYSQTLNIDKAKKELGYSPKMSILEGVKKYVEHSKKNDRKS encoded by the coding sequence ATGAAAATTTTACTTACAGGAGCAACAGGATTTTTAGGAAAATATGTAATAGATGAATTAAAAAATAACTCTTATCAAGTTGTTGCCTTTGGTAGAAACGAAAAGATAGGAAAGACATTGATAAGTGAAAATGTTGAATTTTTTAAGGGAGATATAGATAATTTAGATGATCTATATAAGGCTTCTCAAGATTGCTCAGCAGTTATCCATGCTGCTGCTCTTTCTACTGTTTGGGGAAGATGGGAAGACTTCTACAATGTAAATGTCATTGGAACAAAAAATATTGTTCAAGTCTGTGAAGAAAAAAAATTAAAATTAGTTTTTGTTTCATCTCCAAGTATATATGCTGGAGCAAAAGACCAATTAGATGTCAAAGAAGATGAAGCACCTAAAGAAAATGATTTAAACTACTATATAAAAAGTAAGATTATGGCAGAAAATATAATTAAATCTTCTAATTTAAACTATATGATAATTCGTCCTAGAGGACTATTTGGTGTAGGAGATACTAGTATAATACCAAGACTTTTAGACTTAAATAAAAAAATGGGTATTCCTCTTTTTGTTGATGGTAAGCAAAAAGTTGATATAACTTGTGTTGAGAATGTTGCCTATTCTTTAAGATTGGCACTGGAAAACAAAGAACATTCAAGAGAAATTTACAATATAACTAATGGTGAACCTATAGAGTTCAAAGAAATTTTAACCCTATTCTTCAATGAAATGGGAACAGAGGGAAAATATTTAAAATGGAACTATAATTTAATCTTACCTTTAGTTTCATTTTTAGAGAAAATTTATAAATTATTTAGAATAAAAAAAGAACCTCCTATCACTAAATATACTCTATATTTAATGAAATATAGCCAAACTTTAAATATAGATAAAGCAAAAAAAGAATTGGGCTATTCTCCAAAGATGTCTATATTAGAAGGAGTTAAGAAATATGTTGAACACAGTAAAAAAAATGATAGAAAGAGTTGA
- a CDS encoding MBL fold metallo-hydrolase, with amino-acid sequence MLNTVKKMIERVDYFACGYCTNDLKRVFKDFNKTIVNFNAGVFLIKHREKGYILYDTGYSMDILKNNIKYFLYRFANPITLKREDMIDYQLKEKGINPDEIKYIIISHLHPDHIGGLKFFPNSYLILTKTCYNDYKLKKDGLLIFDELLPEDFEKRLIIIDDYKENNQFPYRNSCDLFSDSSMFFVEVNGHTKGQACLFLPENNLFLAADVCWGTDFLPFTEKMKWLPRKIQNNFEEYKKGTKLLEKLIEDKISVIVSHDKKEKIINTLSNLKNK; translated from the coding sequence ATGTTGAACACAGTAAAAAAAATGATAGAAAGAGTTGATTATTTTGCCTGTGGCTATTGTACCAATGATTTAAAAAGAGTTTTTAAAGATTTTAATAAAACAATAGTCAATTTCAATGCTGGAGTTTTTTTGATAAAACATAGAGAAAAAGGCTATATACTTTATGATACTGGCTATTCTATGGATATTTTAAAAAATAATATTAAGTATTTCTTATACAGATTTGCTAATCCTATAACTTTAAAAAGGGAAGATATGATAGACTATCAACTTAAAGAAAAAGGTATAAATCCAGATGAGATTAAGTATATTATTATTTCTCATTTACATCCTGACCATATTGGAGGTTTAAAATTTTTTCCAAATTCTTACCTAATTTTAACAAAAACTTGTTATAATGATTATAAGTTAAAAAAGGATGGACTATTAATTTTTGATGAACTATTACCAGAAGATTTTGAAAAAAGATTGATAATAATAGATGACTATAAAGAAAATAATCAATTTCCTTATAGAAATTCTTGTGATTTATTTTCTGATTCATCTATGTTTTTTGTGGAAGTAAATGGGCACACTAAAGGGCAAGCTTGTTTGTTTCTCCCTGAAAATAATTTATTTCTTGCTGCTGATGTATGTTGGGGAACAGATTTTTTACCTTTTACAGAGAAAATGAAATGGCTTCCTAGAAAAATTCAAAATAACTTTGAAGAATATAAAAAAGGTACTAAATTATTAGAAAAATTAATAGAAGATAAAATTTCAGTCATCGTCAGTCATGACAAAAAAGAAAAAATAATAAATACATTAAGTAATTTAAAAAATAAATGA
- a CDS encoding F390 synthetase-related protein has product MNKILKIVSTFIKVRYFSKWASREKLLKYQEEQVEKHLKFLKENSPYFKTHQITEDFTMNKAFMMENFDELNTLGVKKDEAMEIALNSEKTRNFNQKYKDISVGLSSGTSGHRGMFITTPEEQGTWAGTILAKMLPKNDILGHKIAFFLRADNDLYKAINSFLISLEYFDTFKDIDEHIERLNKYQPTMIVAPPSLLLVLAKKIEEGKLNISPKRLISVAEILEKADEEYIKKQFNLKIIHQIYQATEGFLACTCECGHLHLNEDLIKFEKQYIDEKRFYPIITDFRRTSQPFIKYYLNDILVENTEPCECGSILQRIEKIEGRSDDIFKFTNKFGKEIVVFPDFIRRTILFVENVREYQVFQVNDKLLEVAILNISDEQKELIKNEFNKLFTSLNIENVEIKFINYEIDKTKKLKRIVRKVEK; this is encoded by the coding sequence ATGAATAAAATATTAAAAATTGTATCTACTTTTATTAAAGTTAGATATTTTTCTAAGTGGGCTTCAAGAGAGAAACTTTTAAAGTATCAAGAAGAACAGGTAGAAAAACACTTAAAATTTTTAAAAGAGAATTCACCATATTTTAAAACTCATCAAATCACAGAGGATTTTACTATGAATAAAGCATTTATGATGGAAAATTTTGATGAACTTAACACTTTAGGTGTAAAAAAAGATGAGGCTATGGAAATTGCTCTAAACAGTGAAAAAACTAGAAATTTTAATCAAAAATACAAAGACATTTCAGTAGGTCTATCATCAGGTACATCTGGTCACAGAGGAATGTTTATAACAACTCCTGAGGAACAAGGTACATGGGCAGGAACTATTCTTGCTAAAATGCTCCCTAAAAATGATATTTTAGGACATAAAATAGCCTTTTTTTTAAGAGCAGATAATGATTTATACAAGGCTATAAATTCATTTTTAATAAGTCTAGAGTATTTTGATACTTTTAAGGATATAGATGAACATATTGAAAGATTAAATAAATATCAACCAACTATGATAGTTGCTCCACCCTCTTTACTTTTAGTTCTTGCTAAAAAAATTGAAGAAGGAAAATTAAATATTTCTCCAAAAAGACTTATCTCAGTTGCAGAGATTTTAGAAAAAGCTGATGAAGAATATATCAAAAAACAATTTAACTTAAAAATAATACATCAAATCTATCAAGCTACTGAAGGTTTCTTAGCTTGTACTTGTGAATGTGGACATCTGCATCTCAATGAAGATTTAATAAAATTTGAAAAGCAGTATATAGATGAAAAGAGATTTTATCCAATAATTACTGATTTTAGAAGAACTAGTCAACCTTTTATAAAATATTATCTAAATGATATCCTAGTTGAAAATACAGAGCCTTGTGAATGTGGTTCAATTTTGCAAAGAATAGAAAAAATTGAAGGGCGTTCAGATGATATTTTTAAATTTACAAATAAGTTTGGAAAAGAAATTGTAGTCTTTCCTGACTTTATCAGAAGAACTATACTATTTGTTGAAAATGTAAGGGAGTACCAAGTTTTTCAAGTAAATGACAAGCTATTGGAAGTAGCTATTTTAAATATAAGTGATGAGCAAAAAGAATTGATAAAAAATGAGTTTAATAAATTATTTACTTCATTAAATATTGAAAATGTAGAAATAAAATTTATAAACTATGAAATAGATAAAACTAAAAAACTAAAAAGAATAGTGAGGAAGGTAGAAAAATGA
- a CDS encoding 3-oxoacyl-[acyl-carrier-protein] synthase III C-terminal domain-containing protein, with protein MRRIKFKGYAVVLPKNTVNFKEQVRYRISEGETQISLAVAACEKALKNSNISINDIDCIVSASAVGVQPIPCMAALIHEKIAKGTSIPALDINTTCTSFITALDTMSYLLEAGRYKRVLIVSCDVASSALNPNQKESFQLFSDGAVAFVVEKSDEEIGIIDSILKTWSEGAHSTEIRGGLSNFHPKYYSESTKEEYMFDMNGKSILALCIKEIPKMFKEFLENNKMKVSDINMVVPHQASVAMPIVMQKLGVAKGQFIDEVKEFGNMVSASVPMTLAHGLEQQKIKNGDIILLTGTAAGLTTNMMLIKI; from the coding sequence ATGAGAAGAATAAAATTTAAAGGATATGCAGTAGTATTACCTAAAAATACAGTTAATTTTAAGGAACAAGTTCGTTACAGAATAAGTGAAGGAGAAACACAGATTTCGCTTGCTGTTGCTGCCTGTGAAAAAGCTTTAAAGAATTCTAATATTTCTATAAATGATATTGATTGTATAGTTTCAGCTTCTGCTGTTGGTGTACAACCTATACCTTGTATGGCAGCTTTAATTCATGAAAAGATAGCAAAAGGAACTTCTATTCCCGCACTTGATATAAACACTACTTGCACAAGTTTTATTACTGCTTTAGATACTATGTCTTATCTTTTAGAAGCTGGAAGATACAAAAGAGTCTTAATTGTTTCTTGTGATGTTGCTTCATCAGCATTAAATCCTAATCAAAAAGAAAGTTTCCAACTTTTCAGTGATGGAGCAGTAGCCTTTGTCGTGGAAAAATCTGATGAAGAAATAGGAATCATAGACTCTATATTAAAAACTTGGTCTGAAGGAGCACATTCAACTGAAATTCGTGGTGGTCTAAGTAATTTCCATCCTAAATATTATTCTGAAAGTACAAAAGAAGAATATATGTTTGATATGAATGGAAAGAGTATTCTAGCTCTTTGTATCAAAGAAATCCCTAAAATGTTTAAAGAATTTTTAGAAAATAATAAGATGAAAGTATCTGATATCAACATGGTAGTTCCACACCAAGCCAGTGTTGCCATGCCAATAGTTATGCAAAAATTAGGAGTAGCTAAAGGTCAATTTATAGATGAAGTTAAAGAATTTGGTAATATGGTTTCTGCCTCTGTCCCTATGACTCTAGCACATGGATTAGAACAGCAAAAAATTAAAAATGGTGATATAATATTACTTACAGGTACTGCTGCTGGGCTTACTACAAATATGATGTTAATAAAAATCTAA
- the rph gene encoding ribonuclease PH — translation MLREDGRKFNEERKIKITKDVNIYAEGSVLIEVGNTKVICTASVSEKVPPFLRGTGKGWVTAEYSMLPRATNERNQREASKGKLTGRTVEIQRLIGRALRSAIDLEKLGERLITIDCDVIQADGGTRTTSITGGYIALALAIKKLLKEEILEENPLIANVAAISVGKINSELMVDLKYSEDSAAEVDMNVIMNKKGEFIEVQGTGEESTFTRAELNGLLDLAEASIKRIIDLQDKVIEQENLKIFLATGNKHKIEEISDIFSGIENIEILSIKDGIEIPEVIEDGKTFEENSKKKAVEIAKFLNMITIADDSGLCVDALNGEPGVYSARYSGTGDDFKNNEKLIENLKGIENRKAKFVSVITLAKPNGDTYSFEGEILGDIIDTPRGNTGFGYDPHFYVEEYQKTLAELPEIKNKISHRAKALEKLKKELKNILM, via the coding sequence ATGTTAAGAGAAGATGGGAGAAAATTTAACGAAGAAAGAAAAATTAAAATTACTAAAGATGTAAATATCTATGCAGAAGGTTCTGTTCTGATAGAAGTAGGAAATACTAAAGTTATTTGTACTGCCTCTGTAAGTGAAAAAGTTCCTCCATTTTTAAGAGGAACAGGAAAAGGTTGGGTTACTGCTGAATATTCTATGTTGCCTAGGGCTACAAATGAAAGAAATCAAAGAGAGGCTAGTAAAGGAAAATTAACAGGTAGAACTGTTGAAATTCAAAGACTTATTGGTAGAGCTTTAAGATCAGCTATAGATTTAGAAAAATTAGGTGAAAGACTTATAACTATCGACTGTGATGTTATTCAAGCTGATGGTGGGACAAGAACAACTTCAATAACTGGTGGTTATATTGCTCTTGCTCTTGCTATAAAAAAATTGTTAAAAGAAGAAATTTTGGAAGAAAATCCTTTAATCGCCAATGTTGCTGCTATAAGTGTAGGAAAAATAAATTCTGAATTGATGGTAGATTTAAAATACTCAGAAGATTCAGCAGCTGAGGTTGACATGAATGTCATTATGAATAAAAAAGGTGAATTCATTGAAGTTCAAGGTACTGGTGAAGAAAGTACATTTACAAGAGCTGAACTAAATGGACTTTTAGATCTAGCAGAAGCTTCTATAAAAAGAATTATAGACTTACAGGATAAGGTTATTGAACAAGAAAACTTAAAAATATTTCTAGCAACTGGAAATAAACATAAGATAGAAGAAATATCTGATATTTTTTCAGGTATAGAAAATATTGAAATACTTTCAATAAAAGATGGTATAGAAATTCCTGAAGTTATTGAAGATGGAAAGACTTTTGAAGAAAATTCAAAGAAAAAAGCAGTAGAAATTGCTAAATTCTTAAATATGATTACCATAGCTGATGATTCTGGTCTTTGTGTTGATGCATTAAATGGAGAACCTGGTGTATATTCTGCTAGATATAGTGGAACTGGTGATGATTTTAAGAATAATGAAAAACTTATTGAAAATCTAAAAGGTATAGAAAATAGAAAGGCTAAATTCGTTTCTGTTATAACTTTAGCCAAACCTAATGGAGATACTTATTCTTTTGAAGGAGAAATTCTTGGTGATATAATTGATACTCCTAGAGGAAATACAGGCTTTGGATACGATCCACATTTCTATGTAGAAGAATATCAAAAAACTTTAGCTGAATTACCCGAGATTAAAAATAAGATTAGTCATAGAGCTAAAGCATTAGAAAAATTAAAAAAAGAACTTAAAAATATTTTAATGTAA
- the glmS gene encoding methylaspartate mutase subunit S has translation MTKKKVVIGVIGSDCHTVGNKIIHNKLEESGFEVVNIGALSPQIDFINAALETNSDAIIVSSIYGYGELDCQGIREKCDEFGLKDILLYVGGNITSNNEDWEKTEKRFKKMGFNRIYKPGTPIEETINDLKKDFKL, from the coding sequence ATGACTAAGAAAAAAGTAGTTATAGGTGTTATTGGTTCAGACTGTCATACAGTAGGGAATAAAATAATTCATAACAAATTGGAAGAAAGTGGTTTTGAAGTAGTAAATATTGGTGCTTTATCCCCTCAAATAGACTTTATCAATGCTGCTCTTGAAACAAATTCAGATGCAATAATTGTTTCCTCAATCTATGGTTATGGCGAATTAGATTGCCAAGGTATAAGAGAAAAATGTGATGAATTTGGGTTAAAAGATATACTTTTATATGTTGGTGGAAATATAACTTCAAATAATGAAGATTGGGAAAAGACTGAAAAGAGATTTAAAAAAATGGGCTTTAACAGAATATATAAACCAGGAACTCCAATAGAAGAAACTATAAATGATCTCAAAAAAGATTTTAAACTTTAA
- the glmL gene encoding methylaspartate mutase accessory protein GlmL — MSSRIYLSIDFGSTYTKLTAIDLDKEEIISTTRAMTTVKTNVLTGFNIAFEELTKKLNHKLKDYEIVKKVACSSAAGGLKIIAIGLVPELTTEAAKKAALSSGGRVVKTYAFRLNSKDIDEISSLDYDILLLTGGTNGGNREYLLDNAKTLAENNIKKPIIIAGNEDVKEEVAEIFKSHNIEYYSSENVMPVVNKINVLPVKEVIREVFMTNIIKAKGMESIQKIVGNIIMPTPTAVMKAAEVFSQDDNDTIVIDIGGATTDIHSIGQGLPKANNIQLKGMEEPYSKRTVEGDLGMRYSALALYEATSLNKIREYLGSKDSKINIRENFEFRHENPDFVAETEDDITFDEMMAMLCTEIAIDRHVGTLESIFSPMGTLFVQNGKDLTDVKYLIGTGGIINNSRNPKKILDLTLYNENNPLDLKPKYPKFLVDKTYIMSAMGLLANDYPDIAYRIMKKYLVEV; from the coding sequence ATGAGTAGTCGTATTTATCTCAGTATAGATTTTGGTAGCACATACACAAAATTGACTGCAATAGATTTAGACAAAGAGGAAATTATTTCTACAACAAGAGCAATGACAACTGTTAAAACTAATGTTTTAACTGGTTTTAATATAGCCTTTGAAGAATTAACAAAAAAGTTAAATCATAAATTAAAAGACTATGAAATAGTTAAAAAAGTAGCCTGTTCTTCTGCTGCAGGAGGTTTAAAAATTATAGCCATTGGTTTAGTTCCTGAGTTGACTACTGAAGCTGCTAAAAAAGCTGCCCTAAGCTCAGGTGGAAGAGTTGTAAAGACTTATGCTTTTAGACTAAATTCTAAAGATATAGATGAAATATCTTCCCTTGACTATGATATTTTACTTTTAACAGGTGGAACTAATGGTGGAAATAGAGAATATCTATTAGATAATGCAAAGACTCTGGCGGAAAATAATATTAAGAAACCTATTATAATTGCTGGTAATGAAGATGTTAAAGAAGAAGTAGCTGAAATTTTTAAGTCTCATAATATTGAATATTATAGTAGTGAGAATGTTATGCCTGTTGTAAATAAAATTAATGTACTCCCTGTTAAAGAAGTTATAAGGGAAGTTTTTATGACTAATATAATTAAGGCTAAAGGAATGGAAAGTATTCAAAAAATTGTCGGTAATATAATAATGCCAACTCCAACTGCTGTCATGAAGGCCGCTGAAGTTTTTTCACAAGATGATAATGATACTATTGTTATTGATATAGGTGGAGCAACAACAGATATACATTCTATTGGACAAGGATTACCAAAAGCTAATAATATTCAGCTAAAAGGTATGGAAGAACCTTATTCAAAAAGAACAGTTGAAGGTGATTTAGGAATGAGATACTCAGCACTTGCTCTCTATGAAGCAACTAGTTTAAATAAGATTAGAGAATATTTAGGAAGTAAAGATTCCAAAATTAATATAAGAGAAAATTTCGAATTTAGACATGAAAATCCTGATTTTGTAGCTGAAACTGAAGATGACATAACTTTTGATGAAATGATGGCTATGTTATGTACTGAAATTGCTATAGATAGACATGTTGGTACTCTAGAATCTATTTTTTCACCTATGGGAACTCTTTTTGTTCAAAATGGAAAAGATCTAACTGATGTAAAATATTTAATAGGAACAGGTGGAATAATAAATAATAGTAGAAATCCTAAGAAAATATTGGATTTAACTTTATACAATGAAAATAATCCTTTAGATTTAAAACCTAAATATCCTAAGTTTTTAGTAGATAAAACTTATATTATGTCAGCTATGGGCTTACTAGCTAATGATTATCCTGACATAGCATATAGAATAATGAAAAAATATCTTGTAGAGGTATAA